The genomic window AGCTGCCATGGAAGCAAATAGACCAATTGCACAAGGGAAATGGATGCGGCAAAGGAGAATCTCCAGAAACATGCTGTTGAAAACCAATGTGTgcacccgcaaaaaaagaagaaaaagaaaaccaatGTAGTGATGAGCTCGGGCTTAAGCAGAACTACCGAGGATACCTTGACGATAACATGAACTCTTCTTCCATACTATACTGCCTGGATAATTCTTCGCTCCTACTTCCATCAACAGTAGGCGGACAGTTTCGTACATTACCCTTCTCATGTCCCCTGGATGCTTGAGTGCCTTCGAGTTTGATCTCCACCTGCTTCATCGACGGACGATCCTCTCCTCTTAATGTTATACACATTACTGCAAGTGCTGCAACTTCTTCCATTTCTCTGCCTCCCTCTTCCATAACTTGGGGATCTATTATCTCGGACAAATTGCCTTGTGTGAATAAGGTAGAAAAGTGTGTGACAAGGCCTTCCTCTTCAGAAGAGATGTATGAAAATGGTTTCTTTCTAGTCAATAACTCCAGAAGCAGGACACCGAAGCTGTACACATCACTCTTTTCCGTGAGACGCCCTGTATAGAAATACATTGGGTCTAGATATCCTCTTGTACCTTGCACTCTTGTTGTGACTCCTGATCTATCCACCGGAACATATCTTGAAGCTCCAAAGTCTGCGACTTTTGCTGTTAGAGTATCATCCAAAAGTATGTTAGCAGACTTGATATCTCTATGGCTGATGGGTACTGAAGTTGTTGAGTGAAGATAGGCTAAAGATCTGGGAGTCTCAATTGCTATCCGTAGCCTATCATTCCATGACAACGATTTTGgcccatcaacatgaagatgatcATAAAGTGTACCGTTGGATATAAACTCATAGACCAACATGGGGACCTCTGTTTCAAGGCAACATCCATAGAGTTTTACAACATTTCTATGGTTGATCTGTGATAGAATAGCAACCTCATTAATGAACTCATCAATCTCCTTTTGAATCGCCATCTTTGGTTTCTTGATGACCACAACATGGAGATCTAATAAGATCCCTTTGTAGACTGTACCATGCCCCCCACCACCAAGCTCACGGGCCTTATCAAATTTGTTTGTTGCCTTCTCAAGCTCATCTAAGGTTATAATCATTCTTTCTGCAATATCAGCTCTTTGTGATACCAATTGTCTCAACAATTGTCCACGATTTTTCTCGAAGAACTTCTGTTTCAACATCTGTGCTTTTCGATGTTTGAATTTCTTATGTGTGAAAGATCCAGCAACAACAAATAGTATGATGCCTGCCCCAACAGCAACTCCTATGGCGAGGTATATACCTACAAAGATGTACATTGTATTAGTAATTTTGCCTATCATGAGATCATAGTATTATACACCTGGTCTACAGTTACTCAGCAGCAGGAGTAATAAAAGTAGTTCACTCAAGTAACCTTTTGGCTTCGTGAGTTCATATGGCAAGAAGAAAATGGTTTTCAGGTAGTTCAGAGTTTGAGACAAATAATTTTGAATGTGAGAGTTCAAGTTGGACCAAgaaacatacatcaagttctcTTCTTATTGATTACAAGTAATGAGCAAGCATTTTAATGGGAAGAAGCAAATTAAGTCGATTAGTATCGACACTATAGAATGCTAATATGTATTGCTTAAATAAATACCAAGTGATACAATATGTATCGACACTAGGAGGAAAGTTCCAGCATTTCTCACTTGTAGATaaaggcttgtggccacctgtagGCAAAAGTGAAATACACTAGGTTAAAAActatagaagaagaagaacaaggatatTAATAGCGTCAATATATATATTAGAATCGTAGATACATGTTCTAACCTTTGCATCCGTCGTCAAGGTAGGGGTTGCTGCCCGGTTTGTGGTAGCCATCCATGCACTGGCATAAATAGCCTATGCTCCCTCGTTTGCAGTAGCTGTTCTTGCTCTTGCAGAGCTCGAGGGCTACCTCCGCTGGACAGCCTGGGTGCGCCTTCATGTCAGCTGGTCGCGGCAAGCCCTGCACGACCTCCCATTGCAGAACTTGGGGAACCTGCACCTTGTCCGTTTCGGATTCTTCCCGCCCTGCCATATCCTTGGACAACCGCCGCTGATCAAACCACCCCTCCTCTGCGATTAGCATGTATGCGGGCTGCAATGTCGCCTCCTGGTCGCCGTTCTTGTTGATCTTTTGATACATCCACGCCGTAGGCAAGCCATTGGAGGACATGGAGATATGCGCCTGGCAGCAGCCCATGCCGTTGCAGTTTCTGCCTGTACGACGCAGCGCGGTTTCGACGTTGGTGTCACTAACTTTGGAGGAGCAGAAGGAGGCACAACCGCTGATGAAATCCTCGGGGCCATCTCCGATCTGGACTTGTTCCTGAAGGTTGCAGCCTGATAGGATGAACTCGTTGCTAGTCGATAGTGAGTAGGGCGCCTCCGAGTAGTTGCCAAACATTAAAAAACTGGTTGAGTCGGTGGGTTCGATACGGCTGATGGCGTTGCTGCGGAGGACGCTCACTGTGTTGTTTCGGAGGGAGATCTCCCTGACCTGGATGGAGCAGTCCTTGCCGATGTCAGGGTCGCTGGGGTCCTGGAGAACGATGAGTAACTTTGGTGGTTGTTGGCTTATATCACAGATGAGGTTGAACCCTGGCCAGTAGCAATCGGCAGAGCCAATGCCGAATGGGTACGGCACATCTACGTCGCCGCAGGTCGTCCTGCAGTTACCTATTACAGAAAGTAGCTGCGTCATTATTCATTGACTTCAATTCTCTCGAATcaggctttatctataaagcggagCATGGATCCTTTTACAATAGTACTGGTAGATTAGTGCACTTTTTAGAGTAGAAGCTAGCCAATCATTTTCGCACCTAAAAATACAAACCTGCTGTGGA from Triticum aestivum cultivar Chinese Spring chromosome 3B, IWGSC CS RefSeq v2.1, whole genome shotgun sequence includes these protein-coding regions:
- the LOC123067009 gene encoding wall-associated receptor kinase 3; translation: MANITNTLRVAMAATAVVMLTSPLLAGALYRGEAQGMPNCDIICGNMSVPYPFGMGPARCYWPGFNLTCDRSSNPPRLLLGDGSLQVQDLSITMATWVDAIYMGDIKVDGNGEGTLRGGLTTDGPYTISSNKLIIVSCNVQATLKNGDVTVSSCSSICINGDGLSEARSTLEAGMQCSGNGCCQSDIVFDPAEVAGRLVNGTSYSVQLKWFGWNRSADQQWPARVFVVSHGWFSHTPAFLELLGGDTPASAEAMQVPLWLNWEVVGHGAQCSNVCKSTHSHCKKGKRGYTCSCKDGYEGNPYINGGCKDIDECKDEVYGKCYGHCKNLDGSYECRCPPGTHGDPTLPGGCLSSVSSNCRTTCGDVDVPYPFGIGSADCYWPGFNLICDISQQPPKLLIVLQDPSDPDIGKDCSIQVREISLRNNTVSVLRSNAISRIEPTDSTSFLMFGNYSEAPYSLSTSNEFILSGCNLQEQVQIGDGPEDFISGCASFCSSKVSDTNVETALRRTGRNCNGMGCCQAHISMSSNGLPTAWMYQKINKNGDQEATLQPAYMLIAEEGWFDQRRLSKDMAGREESETDKVQVPQVLQWEVVQGLPRPADMKAHPGCPAEVALELCKSKNSYCKRGSIGYLCQCMDGYHKPGSNPYLDDGCKGGHKPLSTSIYLAIGVAVGAGIILFVVAGSFTHKKFKHRKAQMLKQKFFEKNRGQLLRQLVSQRADIAERMIITLDELEKATNKFDKARELGGGGHGTVYKGILLDLHVVVIKKPKMAIQKEIDEFINEVAILSQINHRNVVKLYGCCLETEVPMLVYEFISNGTLYDHLHVDGPKSLSWNDRLRIAIETPRSLAYLHSTTSVPISHRDIKSANILLDDTLTAKVADFGASRYVPVDRSGVTTRVQGTRGYLDPMYFYTGRLTEKSDVYSFGVLLLELLTRKKPFSYISSEEEGLVTHFSTLFTQGNLSEIIDPQVMEEGGREMEEVAALAVMCITLRGEDRPSMKQVEIKLEGTQASRGHEKGNVRNCPPTVDGSRSEELSRQYSMEEEFMLSSRYPR